One genomic window of Pantanalinema sp. includes the following:
- a CDS encoding LptA/OstA family protein, giving the protein MTHNLQARLSLAMALALWQAPALAAPAKPAPAPAQALDQMEVLARTTEYDGRAHTYTVKGDVAITLKDLAVSCDQATIYATPKEDRVERIVFSGKVEAKRSTGTFRGDKVTYYVAQRRLVAEGATRTRLMLPASGSAAPKIGG; this is encoded by the coding sequence ATGACGCACAACCTGCAGGCTCGGCTCTCGCTCGCCATGGCCCTCGCGCTTTGGCAGGCCCCCGCCCTGGCGGCGCCCGCCAAGCCCGCGCCGGCCCCCGCCCAGGCCCTCGACCAGATGGAGGTGCTGGCGCGCACCACCGAGTACGACGGCAGGGCTCACACCTACACCGTCAAGGGCGACGTGGCGATCACCCTCAAGGACCTGGCCGTGAGCTGTGACCAGGCGACCATCTACGCCACACCCAAGGAGGACCGGGTGGAGCGGATCGTCTTCTCGGGCAAGGTCGAGGCCAAGCGCTCAACCGGGACCTTCCGCGGCGACAAGGTCACCTACTACGTGGCCCAGCGCCGGCTCGTCGCCGAGGGCGCGACGCGCACCCGCCTGATGCTCCCCGCATCCGGCTCGGCCGCCCCCAAGATCGGAGGGTAA